A stretch of Anaerobiospirillum thomasii DNA encodes these proteins:
- the rsxA gene encoding electron transport complex subunit RsxA, whose protein sequence is MVEALVLFFSAAIVNNFVLVRFLGLCPFIGVSNQLSAALGMGGATTFVLMLSAVCCYAVNSLVLTPMDLMSLSLIVDIVIIAIAVQSVEILIRKISYDLYNALGIYLPLITTNCIVLGLVLLNSSLEHTFVQSIVYAAGAGCGFTLVLTLFAAMRERLAIADVPAPFKGTAIALIAAGIMSMAFMGFAGFTGNAI, encoded by the coding sequence TTGGTTGAAGCTTTAGTTTTATTTTTCAGTGCTGCCATAGTTAACAACTTTGTGCTGGTACGCTTTTTAGGCCTGTGTCCTTTTATAGGCGTATCCAATCAGCTAAGTGCCGCTCTTGGTATGGGCGGAGCCACCACTTTTGTTCTTATGCTCTCAGCAGTATGCTGCTATGCAGTAAACTCACTGGTGTTGACACCAATGGATCTCATGTCCCTGTCGCTTATAGTAGATATTGTCATCATTGCTATTGCCGTACAGAGTGTTGAAATCCTCATACGTAAAATATCATACGATCTTTACAATGCTTTAGGAATATATCTGCCATTAATTACCACCAACTGTATTGTTTTAGGTCTGGTGCTTTTAAATTCATCTCTTGAGCATACCTTTGTGCAGTCTATTGTCTATGCAGCAGGCGCAGGCTGCGGCTTTACCCTTGTTTTAACCCTATTTGCCGCCATGCGCGAAAGACTTGCTATTGCCGATGTGCCAGCTCCGTTTAAAGGCACAGCCATAGCCCTGATTGCCGCAGGTATTATGTCAATGGCCTTTATGGGCTTTGCCGGCTTTACAGGAAATGCAATATGA
- a CDS encoding RnfABCDGE type electron transport complex subunit B: MITDSNEILFIIYFFAALLILGIILSLLARDKGGEDENSLEKRLERALPQVQCAQCGYVGCKEYARAMAAGEVGCNKCTPGGPDTINDLAEILGIDPPEDNEGDDMLFVPRTVAFVHSSACTGCTKCKRVCPVDAISGAARQAHLVDPEECIGCNDCVKICPENCIELIRLDPTVNNFNWEIKSIRITGGGAQ, translated from the coding sequence ATGATAACAGACAGCAATGAAATTCTTTTTATAATCTACTTTTTTGCAGCGCTGCTGATTTTAGGCATTATTCTCTCTCTGCTCGCCCGCGACAAAGGCGGTGAGGATGAAAATTCTCTTGAAAAGAGACTCGAGCGTGCTCTGCCGCAGGTGCAGTGTGCTCAGTGTGGCTATGTAGGCTGCAAGGAATATGCCAGAGCCATGGCCGCAGGTGAGGTGGGATGCAATAAATGTACCCCTGGAGGTCCTGATACTATAAATGATCTTGCCGAGATCCTGGGCATTGACCCGCCTGAGGACAATGAGGGTGATGACATGCTCTTTGTGCCGCGCACTGTGGCCTTTGTGCATAGCTCAGCCTGCACCGGCTGTACCAAGTGTAAAAGAGTCTGTCCAGTTGATGCCATCAGCGGTGCAGCCCGTCAGGCCCATTTAGTTGATCCTGAGGAGTGCATAGGCTGCAATGACTGTGTCAAAATCTGCCCTGAAAACTGTATTGAGCTTATACGCCTTGATCCTACAGTCAACAACTTCAACTGGGAGATTAAATCTATAAGAATTACAGGAGGCGGTGCACAGTAA
- the rsxC gene encoding electron transport complex subunit RsxC, with translation MAKSNQLGKILQGKIWKFFGGIKPDPLKATSTHAIEELPLPSLITLPLERHLGTGGQVLVKVGDHVKAGQMLTIPGGSRNVPLHASTSGHIVSIANQVLPHPSGFSGMCITIKPDMLDNWTDAQPLANWRELDSDTLIKKIRHSGVEGLGGAQFQTATKFESAIQSCGECNVFIVNGAECEPVATCDDRLMQERAHDIATGIDIVNHILKPKITIVAIEDNKHEAIKAMQEALKDKSQVQIRVIPTIYPSGAARNLIKILTGIEIPYNAHTSDCGIVVDNVETIFAIKQAIVDGIPLIRRVITIAGENLQKSGNAWVRLGTSVRFLLNHYKLNPERRQRVILGGPFMGFTLPSIDVPVTKATTCVMAPSISEFEEEPEESNCIRCGRCARVCPSRLVPYLMYAYSKASDHTNARKCGIYDCTECGCCAYVCPSKIKLTGQFRKEKAIQRLIDDKQKRNIRAKERQNIRNERLKKEEAARELKKKAALERIAKAQQMAKDNPEAAKELEKKRQEELAQAKERARQRREALKQKQSAAGTAAPQTASSAPGESKGTVTLSTDTGKLKIKGVAGKKMVLENNSMLQGVKSSDSTQHTQEQDRLPLPYNLRQGAVAKHAKIIDIWPEALVFDPLLQKVENPPQDPARYENIVSSVTPSVFERRIEESGKVKKLPLNLTKKQY, from the coding sequence ATGGCAAAATCCAATCAGCTTGGCAAAATACTGCAGGGAAAAATATGGAAATTCTTTGGCGGCATCAAACCTGATCCGCTCAAAGCCACAAGTACCCATGCCATTGAAGAGCTGCCACTGCCTTCACTTATAACTCTGCCACTTGAGCGCCATTTGGGCACAGGCGGTCAGGTTTTAGTCAAGGTAGGCGATCATGTCAAGGCAGGACAGATGCTGACCATTCCTGGCGGCAGCCGCAATGTGCCGCTGCATGCCTCAACCTCAGGTCATATTGTAAGTATTGCCAATCAGGTGCTGCCACACCCATCAGGTTTTAGCGGTATGTGTATTACCATAAAGCCAGATATGCTTGACAACTGGACTGATGCTCAGCCTCTTGCCAACTGGCGTGAGCTTGACAGTGACACCTTGATTAAAAAGATACGTCACAGTGGCGTTGAGGGTCTGGGCGGCGCTCAGTTTCAGACTGCCACCAAGTTTGAATCAGCCATTCAAAGCTGCGGCGAGTGCAATGTCTTTATTGTAAATGGTGCTGAGTGTGAACCTGTTGCCACCTGCGATGACAGACTGATGCAGGAGAGAGCTCATGACATTGCCACAGGTATTGATATTGTCAATCATATTCTAAAGCCAAAGATTACCATTGTGGCCATTGAGGATAACAAGCATGAGGCCATAAAAGCCATGCAGGAGGCCCTCAAGGATAAAAGTCAGGTACAGATAAGAGTTATACCTACTATCTATCCATCAGGTGCTGCGCGCAATCTGATTAAAATTTTGACAGGCATTGAGATACCTTACAATGCCCATACCTCAGACTGCGGTATTGTTGTTGACAATGTCGAGACTATCTTTGCCATCAAGCAGGCTATTGTCGATGGTATTCCTCTTATTCGCCGTGTCATTACCATTGCAGGTGAGAATCTGCAAAAATCAGGCAATGCCTGGGTAAGGCTTGGCACCTCGGTGCGCTTTTTATTAAATCACTATAAGTTAAATCCAGAGCGCAGACAGAGAGTTATATTGGGCGGTCCTTTTATGGGCTTTACCCTGCCTAGTATTGATGTGCCTGTAACCAAGGCCACAACCTGTGTCATGGCGCCTTCTATCAGTGAATTTGAAGAGGAGCCTGAGGAGAGCAACTGCATAAGATGCGGTCGCTGTGCCAGGGTCTGTCCGTCACGTCTGGTGCCTTATCTTATGTATGCCTATTCAAAAGCATCAGATCATACAAATGCCAGAAAGTGTGGCATATATGACTGTACCGAGTGCGGCTGCTGTGCCTATGTGTGTCCAAGCAAGATAAAGCTTACAGGCCAGTTTAGAAAGGAAAAGGCCATACAGCGTTTGATTGATGACAAGCAAAAGCGCAATATACGAGCCAAAGAGCGCCAGAATATAAGAAATGAGCGTCTTAAAAAGGAAGAGGCAGCCCGAGAGCTTAAGAAAAAGGCAGCACTTGAGCGTATTGCTAAAGCGCAGCAGATGGCAAAGGATAATCCAGAGGCTGCAAAGGAGCTTGAGAAAAAGCGTCAGGAGGAGCTTGCTCAGGCTAAAGAGCGTGCCCGCCAAAGACGTGAGGCTCTTAAACAAAAACAAAGTGCCGCCGGCACAGCTGCACCACAGACTGCCTCCTCTGCCCCTGGTGAGAGCAAGGGTACTGTCACCTTGTCTACAGATACAGGCAAACTGAAGATTAAAGGCGTTGCCGGCAAGAAGATGGTGCTTGAGAACAACAGCATGCTGCAGGGTGTCAAGTCATCTGACAGTACACAGCATACACAAGAGCAGGACAGACTTCCGCTGCCTTATAATCTGCGACAGGGTGCCGTGGCAAAGCATGCCAAGATTATTGATATCTGGCCTGAGGCTTTAGTCTTTGATCCGCTGCTGCAGAAGGTTGAAAATCCGCCGCAGGATCCTGCCCGCTATGAAAATATAGTCAGCAGTGTCACGCCTTCTGTCTTTGAGCGCAGAATCGAGGAGAGCGGCAAAGTAAAGAAACTGCCTTTAAATCTTACTAAAAAACAGTATTAG
- a CDS encoding RnfABCDGE type electron transport complex subunit D, translated as MQITVQSSKQNLGIENAPHLRESITTQKIMLYVLLALLPAFGVMTYFYGYGTLVQFVISSVSAVFFEIVVALLRHRKIVHHLKDLSYLVTAALLALTLPPLLPWYLTIVATAFAILLVKHAFGGLGMNVFNPAMAGFIFLVIATPSVFYSTYLTPTHKAYEVVTLNASLDAISLYKSPVIYQEELKIRSQGAEALTGATHLESLKTLRKANAVHDTQSIDFSYGGNEAYMYLAIAYGLSGIILIALKVIHYHMPLAFLATIAGAGYLYHYLDPAMSIGYIEHLLLGGTMLCAFFIITDPVTNAGTLRGRIVFSIFVALLVIVIRVNGSYSDSVAFAVLLGNCAAPLIDVMTRRRPFGIGYREGGLD; from the coding sequence ATGCAAATTACAGTACAGAGCTCCAAGCAGAATCTTGGTATTGAAAATGCTCCGCACCTGCGCGAGAGCATTACAACACAGAAGATTATGTTATATGTGCTGCTCGCATTACTCCCTGCCTTTGGCGTTATGACCTATTTTTACGGTTATGGCACCTTAGTGCAGTTTGTAATAAGCAGTGTTTCTGCCGTATTTTTTGAAATTGTGGTGGCCCTTTTGCGCCATCGTAAAATTGTGCATCATCTAAAGGATCTGTCATATCTTGTGACAGCAGCCCTTTTAGCTCTGACCCTGCCACCTCTTTTACCATGGTATCTGACCATTGTGGCCACAGCCTTTGCTATATTGCTTGTAAAGCATGCCTTTGGCGGTCTTGGTATGAATGTGTTCAATCCAGCCATGGCAGGTTTTATCTTTTTAGTTATAGCTACACCATCTGTGTTCTATTCAACCTATCTAACCCCGACCCACAAGGCCTATGAGGTTGTCACCCTCAATGCCTCGCTTGATGCTATAAGTCTCTATAAATCCCCTGTTATCTATCAGGAGGAGTTAAAAATAAGATCGCAGGGGGCCGAGGCTTTAACCGGCGCCACCCATCTTGAGTCTTTAAAGACTCTAAGAAAAGCCAATGCTGTACATGACACACAGTCTATAGACTTTTCATATGGCGGCAATGAGGCCTATATGTATCTTGCCATTGCCTATGGCCTATCTGGCATCATACTTATTGCCCTGAAGGTTATACACTATCATATGCCTCTTGCCTTTTTGGCAACTATAGCAGGAGCAGGCTATCTGTATCACTATCTTGATCCTGCCATGTCCATTGGCTATATTGAGCATCTGCTTTTAGGCGGCACTATGCTGTGTGCCTTCTTTATCATTACAGATCCTGTAACCAATGCCGGCACACTGCGCGGACGCATAGTATTTTCTATTTTTGTGGCACTGCTTGTCATTGTGATAAGAGTAAACGGCTCATATTCTGATTCTGTAGCCTTTGCCGTGCTGCTTGGCAACTGTGCCGCCCCGCTTATTGATGTTATGACCCGTCGCCGTCCTTTTGGCATAGGTTACAGAGAAGGCGGACTTGACTAG
- a CDS encoding RnfABCDGE type electron transport complex subunit G produces the protein MTRDKSMQQEIKQKKQLSPFLRSLLAGLILSLVSALCVYLVLKAEHETAATIKLNRDAKMENMLMTMLPNNTINANSNLKCKIVNKKGIGRNMKAYIVKNNGSIDGYIINFSTAKGYTNPLLLIAGLDKNLNVHRVDIALSKETPGIGDKVDRRKSNYLDILNNTNVNTPNFDVRKFGGSFDYISGATVTSRAIVVATHDMLKSIQDINFKELADCQEGKTSEK, from the coding sequence TTGACTAGAGATAAATCCATGCAACAGGAAATTAAACAAAAAAAACAGCTCTCACCATTTTTACGTTCACTGCTTGCAGGACTTATTCTGTCTCTTGTCAGTGCTCTTTGTGTGTACCTTGTGCTAAAGGCTGAGCATGAAACGGCAGCCACCATCAAGCTAAACCGTGATGCCAAGATGGAAAACATGCTAATGACCATGCTGCCTAACAATACCATTAATGCAAACTCAAATCTTAAGTGCAAAATTGTAAATAAAAAAGGCATAGGCCGTAATATGAAGGCCTATATTGTCAAAAACAACGGCTCCATTGACGGTTATATCATTAATTTTTCAACGGCCAAGGGTTATACCAATCCACTCTTGCTAATTGCAGGTCTTGATAAAAATCTTAATGTACACCGTGTGGATATTGCTCTGTCCAAAGAGACTCCAGGCATTGGCGACAAAGTAGACAGACGCAAGTCAAACTATCTTGATATTCTAAACAATACCAATGTCAATACACCAAATTTTGATGTAAGGAAGTTTGGCGGCAGCTTTGACTATATCTCAGGTGCCACCGTGACCTCACGTGCCATTGTGGTGGCCACACATGATATGTTAAAGAGTATACAGGATATAAACTTCAAGGAGCTTGCAGACTGCCAGGAGGGTAAGACAAGTGAAAAGTGA
- a CDS encoding electron transport complex subunit E yields MIDDFVPAKKKNSLFSIIVKGIWKENPGLCQLLGLCPLLAVTSSASAAMGLGIATIVVMMASSLLISLMRRFILKEVRIPLYVVLIATLVTVVKFEVEAYFPELYESLGIYLSLIVTNCIIMGRAEAFAGRNGPIASTVDAFASGLGFALVLFALGSVREIFGSGTWFMGAADILGPWAQSLETRLIGEDFTYIIAILPPGGFFVLALLIALKNAIESYAKNKEENKFKIKSIKV; encoded by the coding sequence ATGATTGATGACTTTGTGCCTGCTAAAAAGAAAAACTCACTGTTTAGCATCATAGTCAAAGGCATCTGGAAGGAAAACCCTGGTCTGTGTCAGCTTTTAGGTCTGTGTCCACTGCTTGCTGTAACCTCATCGGCAAGTGCTGCCATGGGTCTTGGCATTGCCACTATTGTGGTCATGATGGCAAGCTCTCTTTTAATTTCACTTATGCGTCGCTTTATTTTAAAGGAAGTGCGCATTCCTCTGTATGTGGTTTTAATTGCCACATTGGTAACTGTGGTTAAATTTGAGGTTGAAGCTTATTTCCCTGAACTGTATGAATCTCTTGGCATCTATCTATCCCTCATTGTCACCAACTGTATTATTATGGGACGTGCCGAGGCCTTTGCAGGACGCAATGGTCCAATTGCCTCAACAGTTGATGCCTTTGCCTCAGGTCTTGGTTTTGCCCTGGTGCTCTTTGCTCTTGGCTCTGTACGTGAAATCTTTGGCAGCGGCACCTGGTTTATGGGAGCTGCCGATATCTTAGGTCCATGGGCACAGTCACTTGAGACCAGACTTATTGGTGAGGACTTTACCTATATTATTGCCATTTTGCCTCCTGGCGGCTTTTTTGTGCTGGCTTTGCTCATTGCCCTTAAAAATGCTATTGAGAGCTATGCCAAAAACAAAGAAGAGAATAAATTTAAGATTAAATCTATAAAAGTATAA
- a CDS encoding DUF3990 domain-containing protein has translation MKLYSGVKLQECSDNLISALDVPCILCATDREDMACSFTTEPNNTKNNNKSIYAYNLNLDKDNGIKILEYKEINDECIDFYLKLRHNIRPELDYDLVIAPLVNEKISVALALYELNIIDKDEFKRRVSGGEVAYMYSFISEKSLDVLEYDETIDTNTTTQKVQITSSHILAASYMSFICDKLVEQKKMSVRDAMDLIMHSKMYAYINGSNSFGVRLGAAALYRMLEKELKELVSSNKNAFSYTEALFKNELGKLQNYVTDRELFVGAMKA, from the coding sequence ATGAAACTCTATAGTGGCGTTAAACTTCAGGAGTGCTCAGATAATTTAATATCTGCTCTTGATGTGCCATGTATACTTTGTGCTACAGATAGAGAAGATATGGCATGCTCTTTTACAACAGAGCCTAATAATACTAAAAATAATAATAAGAGTATTTATGCCTATAATCTCAATCTTGACAAAGATAATGGTATCAAAATCCTTGAGTATAAAGAGATCAATGATGAGTGCATAGATTTTTATCTCAAGCTGCGTCATAACATCAGACCAGAGCTTGACTATGATCTTGTTATTGCCCCTTTAGTCAATGAGAAGATATCTGTGGCTTTGGCTTTATATGAGCTTAATATCATCGACAAGGATGAGTTTAAGCGCAGAGTCTCAGGCGGTGAAGTTGCCTATATGTACAGCTTTATCTCCGAGAAGAGCCTTGATGTGCTGGAGTATGATGAGACTATTGATACAAATACTACTACACAAAAAGTCCAGATTACCAGTTCACACATTCTTGCAGCTTCATATATGAGCTTTATCTGCGATAAACTTGTTGAGCAGAAGAAAATGTCTGTACGCGATGCTATGGATCTGATTATGCACTCAAAGATGTATGCATATATCAACGGCTCCAACAGCTTTGGCGTAAGACTTGGCGCTGCCGCTTTATATCGTATGCTTGAAAAAGAGCTCAAAGAGCTCGTAAGCTCAAATAAAAATGCCTTTAGCTATACAGAGGCTTTATTTAAAAATGAGCTTGGCAAGCTGCAAAACTATGTAACAGACAGAGAGCTTTTTGTAGGAGCCATGAAAGCCTAG
- a CDS encoding flagellar hook protein FlgE — protein sequence MFGISLSGIKNSQKYLDVTSNNIANANTIGFKKSRAEFADLYSASVFQNHKTSVGMGSQNVSVSQQFVQGNLSGDTGNNLDMAIQGNGFFVLSNDNNYGGTNYASDRTYTRAGAFQVDKNGFIVTAQGDYLQGWNVNDNGDAQSLDISSTQAIKIPADTGAPKQSSEIGIGVNLPASAPSVKQPANLGQNANPQTQNAPNGKATQVWKSNFDPKDSSTYTCSTSQTIHDSLGGAHTLTYYMIKSDKVNAQGQNQNGNSQFWNVVVYVDGKPVDVAEANGENPVLLDVTDNNSSITGTGLYGFQVEFGPDGKMKKMIPSALFLDQDNGTYQSPRLDNFANDTFAKPGNAYPGHNFGLHSALGQGVSDTQDIHINFDATQYGSSSFSVNRSPTNDGYSTGLLTNVTVSPEGIIQAEYTNGRYVNVAKVAMADFANPQGLSKVGDTQWKQSILSGEATPKEANRGGAGSIKGANLEESNVDLTASLVDLIVAQRNYQANSQALQTQNTAMDSIMNIR from the coding sequence ATGTTTGGAATATCACTATCTGGTATCAAGAACTCACAGAAGTACCTTGACGTTACCTCTAACAACATTGCCAACGCCAATACCATTGGCTTTAAGAAATCACGTGCAGAGTTTGCCGATCTGTATTCAGCCTCTGTATTCCAGAACCACAAGACCTCTGTTGGTATGGGTTCTCAGAATGTCAGCGTCTCACAGCAGTTCGTACAGGGCAACCTCTCAGGCGATACTGGCAATAACCTTGATATGGCCATTCAGGGCAACGGATTCTTCGTTCTTTCAAATGACAACAACTATGGCGGCACCAACTACGCATCAGACAGAACCTATACCCGTGCCGGTGCTTTCCAGGTTGATAAAAACGGTTTTATCGTTACAGCTCAGGGCGACTACCTGCAGGGCTGGAATGTGAATGACAATGGCGACGCCCAGTCACTTGACATTTCATCAACCCAGGCTATCAAGATCCCTGCTGATACCGGTGCTCCAAAGCAGTCATCAGAGATTGGTATTGGTGTAAACCTGCCAGCCAGCGCTCCTTCAGTCAAGCAGCCTGCTAACTTAGGTCAGAACGCCAACCCTCAGACACAGAATGCACCAAACGGTAAGGCAACTCAGGTATGGAAATCAAACTTTGATCCAAAGGACAGTTCAACCTATACCTGTTCAACTTCACAGACTATTCATGATTCATTAGGCGGTGCCCACACTTTAACCTACTATATGATTAAGAGTGACAAGGTTAATGCCCAGGGTCAGAACCAAAACGGTAACAGCCAGTTCTGGAACGTTGTAGTCTATGTTGACGGCAAGCCAGTTGACGTAGCAGAAGCCAACGGTGAGAACCCAGTTCTTTTAGACGTAACTGATAACAACTCATCAATCACCGGTACCGGTCTTTACGGTTTCCAGGTTGAGTTTGGTCCAGACGGCAAGATGAAGAAGATGATTCCATCTGCTCTGTTCCTTGACCAGGACAATGGTACTTATCAGTCACCACGTCTTGACAACTTTGCAAACGATACATTTGCCAAACCTGGTAATGCCTACCCAGGTCACAACTTTGGTCTGCACAGTGCCTTAGGTCAGGGTGTATCAGATACTCAGGACATTCACATTAACTTTGATGCAACACAGTATGGCAGCTCATCATTCAGTGTTAACAGATCACCTACCAATGATGGTTACTCAACTGGTCTTTTAACCAACGTAACTGTAAGCCCTGAGGGTATCATTCAGGCTGAGTACACCAACGGCCGCTATGTAAATGTTGCCAAGGTAGCCATGGCTGACTTTGCCAATCCGCAGGGCCTGTCCAAGGTTGGTGACACTCAGTGGAAGCAGTCAATTTTATCAGGTGAGGCCACACCAAAAGAGGCCAACCGCGGTGGTGCAGGCTCCATCAAGGGCGCCAACCTTGAAGAGTCTAATGTGGATCTTACAGCATCACTTGTAGATCTGATTGTGGCCCAGCGTAACTATCAGGCCAACTCTCAGGCTCTGCAAACTCAGAATACTGCCATGGATTCAATTATGAATATCAGGTAA
- a CDS encoding DUF4261 domain-containing protein encodes MSRQSFVQNLDNKGMAPGAPFIIKMLFKEHTAMPDKDLMLKVLKKHIGSVECFSFDERMAAFAALDYIAAFKDGKCPVQLMLMPCDSFKWQDIDPFIKSQMWDCKDECERILDECKYQIFATDMMSAALEAQDRACLDAAFVMALSELFPSCEAFYFVNCGKLLNADDVQNCKAQGCNGYIHFGVNVRFFNVEGKDDMVVDTVGMSTLLLPDLQYHFHNMDPNLVVNHALNMASYILEHDNPIKSGETIDGIDNGQISQDLQWLCQYEDALIQPARAVIDINMGPYASGARE; translated from the coding sequence ATGAGCAGACAGTCTTTTGTACAGAATCTTGATAATAAAGGCATGGCACCTGGTGCTCCTTTTATCATAAAGATGCTTTTTAAAGAGCATACAGCCATGCCAGATAAAGATCTTATGCTCAAAGTGCTTAAAAAACATATAGGCTCTGTTGAGTGTTTTTCCTTTGATGAGCGTATGGCTGCCTTTGCAGCCTTAGATTATATTGCTGCGTTTAAAGATGGCAAATGTCCTGTACAGCTTATGCTCATGCCCTGCGACAGCTTTAAGTGGCAGGATATAGATCCTTTTATAAAAAGTCAGATGTGGGACTGTAAGGATGAGTGCGAGCGCATCTTAGATGAGTGTAAGTATCAGATATTTGCTACAGATATGATGAGCGCTGCGCTTGAGGCACAGGACAGAGCCTGTCTTGATGCTGCCTTTGTCATGGCCCTGTCTGAGCTCTTCCCCTCCTGTGAGGCCTTTTATTTTGTCAACTGCGGCAAGCTTTTAAATGCAGATGATGTACAAAACTGCAAAGCTCAAGGCTGCAATGGCTATATCCACTTTGGTGTAAATGTACGCTTTTTTAATGTTGAGGGCAAGGATGATATGGTAGTTGACACCGTGGGCATGAGCACTTTGCTGCTGCCTGATCTGCAGTATCATTTTCATAATATGGATCCAAATTTAGTGGTCAATCATGCCCTCAATATGGCCTCTTATATATTAGAGCATGATAATCCCATAAAAAGCGGTGAGACTATAGATGGTATAGACAATGGACAGATTAGCCAGGATCTGCAGTGGCTGTGTCAGTATGAAGATGCACTGATTCAGCCTGCACGTGCTGTTATTGATATAAATATGGGTCCATATGCCTCAGGAGCGCGTGAATGA
- a CDS encoding ATP-binding protein, which translates to MRSLEKNLSFKTAKEQCVRRNISLDAAMMQTLRMMSQDGIYLNVALLLSEQCPSTIKAATFAGVDKSVIQDRREFTGSLVQQMEDLYAYLDLHNQTKATFEGIYRTDIRDYPEQALREAMMNSLVHRDYSFSASTLVSIYYDRIEFVSVGGLPTGISLDDIMLGLSVCRNQKLAAVFYRLQLIEAYGTGMPKIMKAYAATKLEPKIEVTSNAFKITLPNINVAQVADNVIKGCRSNEEKILDLIAQNGYVVRTDVDQLLDVSQTTSSRILKRMVINKLIYQDGSGRNTKYKKV; encoded by the coding sequence ATGCGCTCTTTGGAGAAGAATCTGTCATTTAAAACAGCTAAAGAACAGTGTGTCAGGAGGAATATCTCGCTAGATGCTGCTATGATGCAGACTTTGCGAATGATGTCACAAGATGGTATTTACTTAAATGTAGCATTGCTTCTGTCAGAGCAATGTCCAAGCACCATCAAGGCTGCAACCTTTGCCGGGGTTGATAAGAGTGTAATACAGGACAGACGCGAGTTTACAGGTTCGCTCGTGCAGCAGATGGAGGATTTATATGCCTATCTTGATCTACACAATCAGACTAAGGCCACATTTGAAGGGATATACAGAACTGATATAAGAGATTATCCTGAACAAGCTTTAAGAGAGGCAATGATGAATTCTCTGGTGCATAGGGATTACTCCTTTAGCGCCAGCACACTTGTTAGCATTTACTATGACAGAATTGAATTTGTATCTGTAGGAGGTCTTCCTACAGGAATCTCTTTGGATGATATTATGCTTGGTCTCTCTGTTTGTAGAAATCAGAAGTTAGCTGCTGTCTTCTATCGCCTGCAACTGATTGAAGCATATGGAACTGGTATGCCAAAAATTATGAAAGCATACGCAGCTACTAAATTGGAGCCTAAAATTGAAGTAACAAGCAACGCTTTTAAAATTACACTTCCAAACATCAATGTTGCCCAAGTGGCAGATAACGTAATTAAAGGATGCAGATCCAATGAAGAAAAGATATTGGATTTGATAGCTCAAAACGGCTATGTAGTGCGCACTGATGTGGATCAACTGCTAGATGTCAGCCAGACAACATCCAGCCGTATTCTAAAACGCATGGTTATAAACAAATTGATCTATCAGGATGGAAGTGGCCGCAATACAAAGTATAAGAAGGTATAA
- a CDS encoding DUF4143 domain-containing protein, translated as MQEALSWIIGAYERDFAKHPNIREFPKISMIWKSIPSQLARENKKFIYKVVKEGARAREYEDALQWLVDARLVHKIYRSTAPGLPVAAYDDLSAFKIYLVDVGLLRRLAQLAPTAFGEGNRLFTEFKGALTENFVLQTLITQFEVTPRYWTQTNPPYEVDFLIQRENDILPVEIKSEANTTSRSFKKFKELFPDQVKLRVRFSLDNLKLDDDVLNIPLFMADQTDRLIGLAMEKRQR; from the coding sequence TGGATTATTGGTGCTTATGAGCGTGACTTTGCCAAACACCCTAATATCAGAGAATTCCCCAAGATTTCGATGATATGGAAGTCCATACCGTCCCAGTTGGCAAGAGAAAATAAAAAGTTTATCTATAAGGTAGTCAAAGAAGGGGCACGGGCTCGTGAATACGAGGATGCCTTGCAGTGGTTGGTGGATGCAAGACTGGTACATAAGATCTATCGCAGTACTGCCCCCGGCCTGCCTGTAGCTGCCTATGATGACCTCTCTGCCTTTAAGATTTATCTGGTAGATGTAGGACTGCTACGCAGACTGGCACAGCTAGCACCAACTGCCTTTGGCGAGGGTAATCGGTTATTTACCGAATTTAAAGGTGCATTAACCGAAAATTTTGTACTTCAGACTTTGATTACACAGTTTGAAGTGACTCCTAGGTACTGGACGCAGACAAATCCTCCATATGAGGTAGATTTTCTGATTCAGCGTGAAAACGATATTTTACCTGTGGAGATCAAGTCCGAAGCCAATACAACAAGCAGGAGCTTTAAGAAATTCAAAGAATTGTTTCCAGATCAGGTCAAGCTCCGAGTTAGATTCTCTCTAGATAATTTGAAGTTGGATGATGATGTGCTGAACATCCCGCTGTTTATGGCGGATCAGACTGATCGGCTGATTGGATTGGCAATGGAGAAACGGCAAAGATAA